The nucleotide window GTTTGCTTTCACTCAAAGTGTGAAGATGGAACCGAAAAAAGTAAGAGGCTTTACCCATCAAATTTTGTGATCGAACTGAGAAAAATTAACCATCACTTTCCTCACCGTGAGGCAAATCAATGGATTGTTTACTATCAATCTTTTTGGCCCGCATATACTGACGACGGTTATGAACTAAAACAACATTACTTAATGATTATGAATAGGAAGTTATAAGGAACATGCCAGATTTTCGGCTGGCATTTTTTATTTACGCAAATAAGTTATTTTCTTTACACTTTCATTTTTTTTCACGACTATGGCATTTTTCTCGATCAAGAAAACATATTTTTCATTTATAGCTAGCATTTCATAAACTTTACCATCATCCAAACTAGCAATAGCATGATTACTTAAAATATCAATACGTGCGAGCGTGGAGGGGGAATAAAACATACTTAAAGATAAGCTTAAAATCAAAAATAACCCGCTTGATAAAGTCATAAAGCTTAAATTGGTTTTCTGCGCCCTAATAAGTTTAGCAGCTATTATTTGTGATACTAACTGACTGATAATAGCCCCAGCCAGTACTAGAAACAAGCTGAGTAAGTGATAAACCCAATGCAACTTCACATCATAGTGAATAGCAGCATCCATGCTCAATTTTAAAATAAGAAAGACTGTGACAAAAAACAGCACATAAATTTTCATCTTTGAGGGGGCCACCTCATGGGGATCAAACTTATCCATGAATTTAGCTATTTTACTTCTTTCATTTGGAGCTAAATTAACTTGAATTGAAATCTTCTCTGAATAAAATAATGCCGCCAAGTAGCCAGATAATGTACCAATTAAAACGGATGCCATTTGTATTAAAGCGCTGATAGCTCGCATGATAGATTCAGTATAACCGATAAAATCATACGAATTTATCCCAAAACTTTTCCAATATAAGTAATTATAGTAGTAGCAATACGCCCCTAAAATTAAGGTAATAAAAGCCAACCATTCAGTAAATTTAAAGCTTCTCGACTCCATAAAACTCCCGAAATTTTTCGATAAAACTTGTTTCGGGAGGGATTTTATCATTAAACTAAGGAAATTTTAATTAATATTAACTCAATTAAGTTTTTTTTCCTTAGCATTCCAACTATTGGAATATGACCATCCGTTATCATGGCATACCAAATCAGATACCGATGCCACTTTATCAACAAGAATTACTTTGAGTAACACAGTATCAGGCGCTTCGTCACTATCAACTGATGAAACAATACGCATAGTTATCTTTTCTCTCACCACGCTCTGAAAAGTACAACTGATTCGTAGATGATCGCCTGGTGTTGGCCTTTCATAACCCTGATAGCTGAGAAACATTTCGCTGATAAGCCCCATTTGTATACGTCCAAAGATATCGGGACCGTAGTTTGTATCGTAAACTTTCATTTTTGACCGCTCCGCGCGGGTTCGACTCGCCTTTGATATATCTGCGAAACCAGAGCCGGTCAAGAAAACAGCAAGAAAATGGACCTCCCGCCTCGCTTTTCAGAATCATCTTGATTAATTTTTTTCAGATCATACAGCGAGCACCGCCTCACTGACGTTTTGTATTTGCCAGTTGATATACCCGGCTCATCAAACCACTTTTAATCTGTTCGTCAGTTCGCCCGGCCAACCTTATGCTTCCATCGGATGAAGCCAATAAACGCTTGCCGTTCAACATCACCAATTCCCCTGCGGCCAGCTTCATCACTTCAAGTTCGTTTAACCCCATACCGCAACTTTCAGCGAAGTCCGCGACAGCTTCAGCGTGCCCAGGCCTAATGTCTGCAACTGCTTTTACGGTCGAACGAGGCTTACGGCACTGTGAAACCAAGTATTCATTGAAGGCACGGCGCTCTTTGCGGGTCATTTTTTCAAAGTTCACCCCGCCCCATTCATGGGCTTCTGTAACCACTGCATGCGGTACCGCATGGTCATTAGTAACCGGGCTGCTGACACGGCCATTCATGACCGTATTTTTTTCACTTTTATTCGCCTTTCGCGGCTCCCGCGTACAGTTATTGACAGAACTCCGAGGGGCGGCGGGGCCGCCTGAAAAGACAGGATCAACACCAAAGGCAAGAGAGGAAGAACCATCCTCTTTTGCTTTTGGAACAATTTTGTATTCAGTGGTACGGGTATAGATAACGGAAGTGACAGGAGCGGAAGGAGAATAGACGCCGGTGATACGGCTGATATCGTCACCATAATCATTTCCGTTTTCGGTGATCTCATAGCTCAGGCGAACGCGCAGACAATCACGGGCAACCAGCGGGCCGCCCTGCGCAAGCGTGTAACCAGCCCAGTCATACTCACCGGCGGAAACCTGTGCCGGGGCAATTTCAGGGTGAAGACAAAGCTCACGATCACGCAACCGGCCAAGCTCACGGTAAACGGTCACCGGCGCGCCGCCGATTTGCTGAAACTGACGGATGTTCCACCGTGAAGCCCATGCACTTACGCGCGCAGACATATCCTTCAGAGACTCCCCCGTTTCATCGTCGGTTTCACCGTCGAGGCCGTGAGCATCGATATTTTTAGAAATGTACTTCGCGATGTAGCCAGTAGCCGATCCAAAAGCCTCATCGATAGGAATGTGCTTGAAACGATTTTCAATAGCGCCCTTTTCGTGACCATCAACCTTCAGCGCATATCTACGGAAAATAGCGCGCGCTTCCTCTACCCGTTCAGGCTTGAAGAACAGCAACGCATGCCAGTGCGGCGTACCATCGTGATGTGGCTCCGTGACACGAAATCCGAATGTGCGAATACCTTCACGCTTCCACTTGGCGCGGACTTTCGCCCACACATTGCAGAGATATCGCTGAGTGGCGCGGGGGCTGGCACCGTTATATTTATTGTTGCGCTTGCCGCTTTGCTGCATGGAATGGAACTTTGACGGGGCTGTCAGGGTGTAAAACTCACCCACAAAACCATCAGCTTTAGCCAGGTCCTCAAATCCACGCATACGGGCCATGAGCTCAGCACGGCGGATATTTTTGTTAGCAACACTCCCGTTAACCTTATCGGCTAATGAGGTGCGATCACCGGTTTCCTTGTCTTCCAGTTCCATCGCATTGATAAATTCACGATTGGACTTTTTCTGCGCCAGCCATTCACTCAGGCAAGGTTCGCTGCAATAGGGCTTCGCTTTTTTGTGAACATAACCAGAAGCAATCATGAGGTGTTCGCGCCACTGATCGTGTAAACGACGCAGACGACGAAGCCACCAAGCAGGGGTTTCGATACGGGCAGCAGCGCATAAAGCTTCTTCTGCGGTAAGTTCTTCCTGGCAGTATTTTTTCCAGCCAGGCGCAGTCATGTTTAGATGTGTGATTAACCAACCGGCACGGCCATATCCCGACAGGATCGCAAACTCAACATCGCCGGTAGTTTCCACCTTGTGATTAGTTTCCCGGACAAGCTCAGTAGTCAGTGAGTCAGCCAGGCGATAAGCCAGTTTTTTTAGCTCCCGTTTACCTGCCCAGGGGATCCGGTGCAAATCCTCACGGAGTTGCATCAGTGGGCCCGGCAAAGTATCAGACGGCAGGTATTTGCTATTTACCTTGTCAATGCGAGGAAGAACAAAGCGCCCGAACGAGTTTTTCAACCAGTCAGACGCTTTCTTATTCCCCTGTTTTTGCTCAATGTCGCTCAGGCGTAATTCGTAATAGCGACGGATATATTGCGGCAGAGACTGGAGACGGCGACGTAACAGCCGCGCCTCTGAGTCACCTACGTTTTTCTGTCCGCAATAATCAAAGACAGAAATGCTACGCACTTCCCCTTCAAGGTTGCGATAACGGATAACCGATGGGGTCGGATCCACTTCATCAAAAAATGATTGTCGAGGCGCGTTCCATGAGTAAGCCCCGGCAGGTTCTGAGGCTTTGCCGGGGTATGAAGGAGGAGGAGAAGGCGCCACACGTCCACGGTATACGTCAGGCATTCTGAAGCGCCTGACTAACCGCCACGATTTCGGCTGCTTTTTTCCCTTTGCCAGCGGCCACGCCAACACTCCGGGAAGTAGTGATGAAGTTCAGCTCAAAGCCCGCGTAAGCTTCACGCGTAAACTCGGTGTCGCTGTTAGAAGCTACGACCGGAAAACCCCGGCAGCGTAATTCCTGAAGTACAGCGGCCAGCTCTATTTGCTGAGG belongs to Erwinia pyri and includes:
- a CDS encoding replication endonuclease; translation: MPDVYRGRVAPSPPPSYPGKASEPAGAYSWNAPRQSFFDEVDPTPSVIRYRNLEGEVRSISVFDYCGQKNVGDSEARLLRRRLQSLPQYIRRYYELRLSDIEQKQGNKKASDWLKNSFGRFVLPRIDKVNSKYLPSDTLPGPLMQLREDLHRIPWAGKRELKKLAYRLADSLTTELVRETNHKVETTGDVEFAILSGYGRAGWLITHLNMTAPGWKKYCQEELTAEEALCAAARIETPAWWLRRLRRLHDQWREHLMIASGYVHKKAKPYCSEPCLSEWLAQKKSNREFINAMELEDKETGDRTSLADKVNGSVANKNIRRAELMARMRGFEDLAKADGFVGEFYTLTAPSKFHSMQQSGKRNNKYNGASPRATQRYLCNVWAKVRAKWKREGIRTFGFRVTEPHHDGTPHWHALLFFKPERVEEARAIFRRYALKVDGHEKGAIENRFKHIPIDEAFGSATGYIAKYISKNIDAHGLDGETDDETGESLKDMSARVSAWASRWNIRQFQQIGGAPVTVYRELGRLRDRELCLHPEIAPAQVSAGEYDWAGYTLAQGGPLVARDCLRVRLSYEITENGNDYGDDISRITGVYSPSAPVTSVIYTRTTEYKIVPKAKEDGSSSLAFGVDPVFSGGPAAPRSSVNNCTREPRKANKSEKNTVMNGRVSSPVTNDHAVPHAVVTEAHEWGGVNFEKMTRKERRAFNEYLVSQCRKPRSTVKAVADIRPGHAEAVADFAESCGMGLNELEVMKLAAGELVMLNGKRLLASSDGSIRLAGRTDEQIKSGLMSRVYQLANTKRQ